GCAGGCTTTCCTGCTTCTCCCGCCCTCATGAGAGCTACCCCTTCGGCAGTCATACTTCCCAGACGCCTTTCTTTCATAAGTGAGACATTGTCCTGAATCATCGAATCGTTAACGCTCATCGTAAATCTCCCAAATACTGCATATGATTGCTTATATTTTGCAGATTATCCCATATAGCTACCGATGTGGGCGACGACGGAGGGAGCGGTGAAGCGGGAGCGGGAGAAGGGCAGTATCCAAACGAAAACGGATGCACGAACGCTGGCATATATTATGGTGGCTCTCTATTCGGGTCTGCTGAATTATAAGATGACCGAGATGCCCGAAGAGGAGATCAAAAAGATCTGGCAGGGGGGTGTGCAGCTGATTGTGTCGAAGGGGGGGAAGTAAGGCTTGTTCCCCTTATTTTAAAAAAGTAGCAGTGAATAGTATTGAGAGGAAAATCGGTTTATTGGGGTGGAGAAAGTTTCCCACTAAGGTTATCGAATTCGAATTCCATCCACCTAACTACTTACTATTTTAGATATTATTGGTAACTCAATCGATTTTTATACCTATATACTTGGTATATCCCATCACTATCTTGATCTTTAATGGTCCAATTATCCCCCAAATCAACCTCTTCGCACCCTTCTTGCAATGAGCAGTGAAGGAGCTCAAATATTCTTCTTCCTAATAAGATATCATTGAACCCAGCTTGACCTTGAATTTTAGCCGTCACATTCATTGAACGTCCAATTAAATCGATATTACTCCCGAGATTTTCTTCCCCCATCGTATCAATACGAACAGATCCAATATCCAGACCTATATGGCAACCAATTGTTGGGATGCCTTTTTCTTCAAAAATTGGATTTAGTACTTTTTCTATTACTGCACACATTAATATTGCAGATTGTATTGCATTATCGCATGTTGAAGTAAAATTATCTTCAGCTGGAAAAATACCAATAACACAATCTCCAACATACTTGAACACATATCCCTTACAATTATCAATTGCTCTAGCCATTTGCATTAGGAATATTTTGTTGATTTTGACATTTGTATCAGGATCTACATTGGAACTTAAATTTGTTGAACCTGCCATATCAACATATATTATTACAAAATTTGCATCTTTACCTACAATAGTAGCCAAATATTCCTCAATTGGTTTCATTTTAGGATTGATATTATATTTCTTATCCCATTTGTCCAATAATTCAGATTTAATCTCACGTAAATATTTACATAAATCAGACTCCTTAAGAGGACTATAGTATATCGGAATTTCAGCAGGGAAATTTATCTCATTAAGAGTTGATAAAGGCATTATTATACCAGAAAATTTGTCTTTATATCCATACAAGCTACCACCTTCAAAGACTTCATCATACTTTCTTGGATCTGGCTTCAATACAATCATAATAGTACCATCGGATTGTTTTTCTGAGCCAACCGGATCAATTATCCAATCCATTCGAAATACTTTCCTATCATCTTCTGGTTTTTTGGAGAGAGGAGTCATGTTATTAATGATTTAATGAGCATTTAACAGACTTAATATTACTGACACCAATTATACAAAAACAAAAACATCGTTCGAACCATTAATGAGGCACATCTAAATTTTATAGGACATACGTGGTTTGAGAGAGCTTTACTCCAAATGTGTTAGCTTTGATATGGACACTAGAGATAAATTCCAACCGCGAATCTCCGCTAATCTTCGCGAATCGCATTTTCCTTGCGCCTGCGTGCTCTGCTCCGGCTGATCGCCTACGCAGGAATCGCACGCCGGCTGGAAAAATGCTAAGGAAAAACCGGCGTGCCGGTTTTTCTCTCCGTTAACTTCTCTTTTTGTGTAATCGAAAAACAATGTAACAACAGAAAAACCCGCACGCGGGTTTTTCCTATAGCATTTTTCAAGAGAGGATGCGATTCTGCGCAGGCGATCAGCCGAAGCAGAGCATCCGAACGCAAGGAAAATGCGATTCGCGAAGATTGGCGGAGATTCGCGGTTGTTTTTCTTATAGTACTATCAAAAGAAGTCCGACAGATCCATCTGGGCCTTCTCCTCTTCCCCAAACGTCGAATTGATATTCATCTCCGTCACCTGGATCCGCTGATTCGTATAATCCGACAACACATAATGCTCCGCCATATACTTCGAGATCTCCAGATACTTCGTCACATTCCCCTTATGCATCGTCGCCTTCACCGGCCCCCCGCACTTATTACACTTCCCTGAAACCGGAATACGCCGGTAACTCATCTTACACTTCGGACAACGAAACGACTGCTTCGAAAACGACCGCAGATTACCGATCATATCCGGCATCAAATGACTGTTGATGATTCTTTCTGCAAGATCGTTCGTATCCACCGCCCGGATACGGTCCGCAAGACCCAATTCAGCCTTGATCTTGTCCGCCGTCCCTTTCAGGATCGGATTCGTGTACATCGTATCGATCGGCCCTTCGGAGATATCCGTCGTGTCATGCGTGAAGGAAAAGCCCTCGAACTGACCGGGCGTCTCCACCCGCTTCTCCACGTAATCCACGAACTTTCCAACCTCCTTCGGCGGCCTGTACGTCAGACATGCCGTATATACTTCCAGCGGATACCGGGACATCACATCCACGTTCAGCGTCTCCTTATCCACCTCCTTTGGATTCAGCGTCGTCGTCAAAACGAGCGGGGCATCCATCGTCCCACCGCGGGTGCTCGGCAAAAACGACCGCGAAAAATTCAGCAGACCGTCCATCAGAAGCATCACGCAGTCCTCATCCCCGTCGCAGTTTCGCCTTTTTGCCGCATGATAATACGGATGGGCATATCCCGCCTTCGCCTTCGTGAACCCAACGATCCGGGCGAGAACGCCCGCACTCGTGTGCGGCGCAAGACCCATCACCAGGTGACCCACCAGATCCTCCGGCGTCTCCACATGATAATACGCCTCCTGCCCGTACACCTTCACCAAAAGTTCATCAATATACCGGGCCACCCGGACCAGATACTCCCCGCAGTCCACCGAGACCATGATATCCTGCGGGTGAAGTTCGACAAGCTGGGACGCATCAGCCAGATCGGTGCCGTGCATATCCTTCGTGTAGCCGATCGAACGGAGTTTTTCCACAGAAACCCCGACCTCAGCCGGACGGAAATGCGTCAGCGGCAGATCGATCATATCATACCGGATCGTCCCGTCCCGGAAAACAAACACATTATTCTTCGCTCGAAGCAGACCCTTCTCCAAAGGCTCGACCACCCGTTCACGCGAGATAAGACCGATGACCCCTTTCAGTTCAGGGATCGAAGAGGGCGACATACCAACGTTTGCGAGAGCCGAAGCATACTCCTGCGCCAGACTGATGATACTCTCCCGGGCACAGACAAGATTCGACCCGCACTTCGGGCAGGTTTCCTTTCCCTCTTCCCCGGGC
This Methanocorpusculum sp. DNA region includes the following protein-coding sequences:
- a CDS encoding adenylate/guanylate cyclase domain-containing protein → MDWIIDPVGSEKQSDGTIMIVLKPDPRKYDEVFEGGSLYGYKDKFSGIIMPLSTLNEINFPAEIPIYYSPLKESDLCKYLREIKSELLDKWDKKYNINPKMKPIEEYLATIVGKDANFVIIYVDMAGSTNLSSNVDPDTNVKINKIFLMQMARAIDNCKGYVFKYVGDCVIGIFPAEDNFTSTCDNAIQSAILMCAVIEKVLNPIFEEKGIPTIGCHIGLDIGSVRIDTMGEENLGSNIDLIGRSMNVTAKIQGQAGFNDILLGRRIFELLHCSLQEGCEEVDLGDNWTIKDQDSDGIYQVYRYKNRLSYQ